TCTGTACATTCGTAATAATCACATCAAATAATATTTATTGGATTCTTATGGAGGAACATTTTTAACCAGTATGCTGAGTATTTAAGATATCTTTGAAGATTATTCTTGAAGTCAATAAAAATAAGGCCAAAGCGAAGAGTGTAACCATTACTCCATTCAAAGTCATCCATGTAACTCCAGATATAGTATCCCTTCACATTGACTCCATCCCTGTAAAAATTTAACATGTGTACGTAAGCTTTAATTAGAATAATCATGCAATAATGGAtcatgtattattattattataggttTAATTTTTGTTAAAGGCTCACTTGATAGCTTCTAAAAGATTCGAGAGATGGTCCTGATGGTATCTTATTCTCATGATGTCCTTTAATGCTTCTTTAATCGACAAAGAGCTGTTGTTTGCATCTGGCATTCCTGTTATATATAGCAGACATTAATTAGTCAGTTTGAATATAAATGTTATATGTATCTAGTTATAAATGTAAGCACATGTATATCATTTCCTATGTATTCATATGGAtacattatgtatatatatatacatattgctAATTTATACTAAGTATCAAACTTCCAACTTTGAAGTAAAAAAGATAAGAAACTCGTGCAAAAATCAACATACCATTTTCTGTGATGTATATCGGTGGGTTGTTATATTTCTCTTTTATGTAGAATAAAATATCTCGGATTCCCTTTGGACAAATAAAAAGCCAACTTGAAGCAGTCTGTACATGATCAATAAGTTTTATtgaaagaaaagagaaggaaaaaagaTCAAGACATATATTCCATATaaaaataaatgtatatatagCAGTCATTTATACATAGATGTACATATATACTTAGGACTTTTTTCTTGTACTTATATTTTCCAAAACAAGGAAACAGTACACATGCGATGCCATACAGAACTTTGCAGTTGATTACCTTATATTTTAGGACCCAAAAATGTTCAGTTGCATCATTTCGAGAAAATATATATTAGGACTCATTCATTTGGACCGTATTTATTTGCTATAGTTCAAGCTTCCTCAAAATATTTTAATGGTTCAGTAGTAGATAATGTCTGCTTTGGTCATGCAAGTCTAAGAAAGAAAGGATAAAAAAACCTTCTCCCCAAGCAATGTGTTACtacgttatatatatatatatatataaaatatattattacaaGAAAAGTTACCATTTATAAGCGACAACATAAATTTTTTGTCACTAAAGAACATTTTAatcccataaaaaaaaaacatttatgactaaaaaataatatttagtcTTAAGTTTTgtctttaatataaaattttacagTGGTcaaatttattataattaaaaacacatttatttataataaattgcAACCCTCTTGTGAGTAATATTTTTAGTCACATACTTTATAGTTACGACACAagtataatgatattttttttagtcACATTTTGtaatgtttatatgtatatatatttttccagcaaaaaaatatatatatttatatttgtttacaTTCAGATCATGTTCTACACCAGTATAGTGCAATATATAGAGAGATTTATCGAAGTATAATAGATGTAAATTggtatatatattcaaatataatatgcatatgcttGTCGTAATATATACAAaatataatgtatatatatatatagaaaaatacCGGAGTGCCAATTGGAGTTTTGTTCTTGTAACCTGATTTTGGCAATAAAGTACTTACGTGAGTATATAATAAAAGCGCAATAATTATACGTGAGGGCAGTGCTTGATGAATAAACATACTTGTGAAAATTGCTTGAATATCTGCATCATAACTCTGTTCAACGCTATAGTTAGAGAACGTAACATCTTCCGCATAAAAAGAAGTATAATAGTTCAACCCCAGGAAATCCAAAGATCCAGTAAGCAATTTTGATTGTGCTTTAGTGAACTTTGGAAGTCTTTCTCCAACAGTTGATTTAATTATTTGTGAGTAGTCACCGTATGTTATTGGGTGTGCAAACCTGtgcaaatataaaataaataataggaAGAAACATTTAAGATATATGCAGAAAGATATAAAATGAAATATAATACGGAGAATCGAATCATTCAGTACTTTATAACACTTTTTcttcaaaataaaataacaaaaagtagATAACTTTAACTTTTTAGATAGTTCTTATCAAGGAAAGGTTGTGATAGACCACCAACACGATATCTTTATGCTAGGTGAGATTGTGTAATTCAGATTTGGGATTAGTTATTTACGAGACTTTATGATTTTAGATAAATTGGTGAGAATTACTTATTTTTTCGAAAGTGATTTTGCATTTTAGTCTacttttaatcatttttttttaagtaaaatgACATCTGTCTAAATATTTgactagttgtctaaattttaTGACCAACTATATATCTAAATACTACTATAAAATACTATTTACGGGTCacatttttaggacacgcacataaatgtaagtccttaaaaaaattaatagagTTTTTAGGAATCTCATTGAGAGTTCTTAAAAACTACATTTTAGAACACACACTCAATGattgtcctaaaaaaatatgcggGTCCTAAAAAAAACTAGAGGAAGGAATTTCAAATGGTAACTTGTAATAAGGGCACTTTAGATGTCCTAAAAAAACATTAAGGGCACACTGgtggtaaaattattatattaaaacatacaaattaaattaaactaCTCACTTAAACTCTTATATAATTGCAATAAAACTAAATTGATTTAGTTTCATGGATTTAAagaacaaaatataattaaaacaaatgagattattatattaaattttctaattatttaaaaaaaaactttacaaTTTTGTTAGTggtaaatttttattaaatttaaaagaaaatactaTAACGTATATATACATTCAAAAacaaatttatttataaatttattaattataattaaaaaaatattaattatattattagaaaaaaaatagtaactaacattctatctctctctctcactttcaaGCAATTGTTTGGTCGCTTGAAGAATGTCATCCGTCATCAAGTCAAGCAATTGtttggtttatatatatatatatatacttttcttttttgctagaatcatgtatatataatatatgttatgaCTTGTGTTTTAGTCCGGGCTTTAAGTTCTTtgcagttttttttttccatCAGAATATAAGTTCTTTGACGTGATTTTATTCTAGACTATATAATGGGAGGAATTATAGTTCCGGATCTTGTTGGGATACATACTTTGTCGTAGTTGCAAGTCATTATTATGCTATATAACAATGGACATCTGTtcatttgtttacatttttttttctattttgaaCTCCTTTATTAGTTGTTGAATTGTGGTGTGCTTCTTAGAGCATCTTATTAATTTAAGTATTGCTAAAATTTTGAATAGTTGCTGAAATTTTTATGATTATTAGGATATTGATGGAGATATAGTTTTGCAAACCATGGGTAGAAACTAGAATGTTCGTGGTGATATTTTAAATAGGATGGGTTTTTGGATggtaagataattattaataagAATATATTTAAAGGAAACTTCTTGTGCTGACTTTTAATTTCTTGTTGGTTGTATTTCTTGCATGAGTAAGCTCCCTTAAAAGTTGCTATTGATTTTCATACATAATtgattgttacacccaaatttcgagacccgagattgtgatctcgaaagctggactcgtcaattgtgagctcgagatatctaaaACGCATGTGCATGGCCCAGATGTCGGACCCTCGAATCAAGATGGTAACCTCGAAGTTCTAACTGAGCTCGAAAGAACTTAGCATCGGGGTATATTCGTTGttgggtgtcttcggatcaagtagctcGAGCTTGGCAGGAGTATAAGCTCGAAGTGTAACGGCCTCGATGGTATTTACCccctccgagctggtcttggggtaagggggctagctcataacttatctatagacctggactgacatgatgctgattgccgacctcgaatgatttaatgggtcatctgataagatgcgttccatgcatttaaagatatttattgttgtaacatcccaacattaaagggatattaacaagtctatTATAcgctccctggtcttcaggggacgtttctgtaacgccccaaactccaaggaccgttacggtgtaccttgtaaacagtgctaaactcgctaatcgagtcatttggccaaaatcgtgaactaagtatgattagcggtttagggattaaaaactttggttatgatataacgtttcactagaacgtttaatttatacattgggatcccgaaaataaagtttcagagtttattataaaaatatatttacaacaggccgttctaaatggcaaaacagggttcaaccctagttccactttaaaacctcggccgtggcggacgagcagctgcatatgtacacgtcatcacctaagctcttcaactcaaggatggtccagcttccttttgcctttacctgcaccacgtagcacccgtgagccgaagcccagcaagaaaacacagaataacatgatataatatcaacattaaccatagtaaccattcaggactatcagtccatgcaaataggtgacaatagccaaaagtcacaataatgagcatcgctccttctagccatgtgacgatagggtcaccagggcttaactgataagtgatcttttcataagtttgattaggacaggtgcatggtgattagtcaccaacataaccttcctcacgactctagagtcgaaactatggacaacgtcccttagccatgtgacaaacggtcaccggggtcatataccttggctatagtcatctggtcgtagaccagacaagcgcttatagttctcattgaccttccggtcggtccagcattaataccccatatgagtcattcaatgctgaccttgattggatccaatctttatttggcccggcgttcacaacgcactgccacttctgacccttgggtcggtgaaacacgaccagtgctcagcccatggtgaacttaactaataagtcacagcttcacagacggatctgacaccattgtcgattctgactaataagtcagcgccatacacaggtaagccatgccaccaaacatatatcacatgtctattatccataaacaaggtattcagcatgcttacttaacaggtattagtaccattaggactatgcataaacacagaggttcaagctctgaacaatatcatacccggtatacaaagcatgtcctaatcacatgtttctcatgcatcatatgcaatatatcctgcAATCAACGTGCATCAATACCAGCCATGCATGCCACgcttaataaccaaccaacatgcatcaagaatagccatgcatgtcatactcaataatcaaccaatcatgcatcataatagccatgcatgtcatactcaataatcaaccaacatgcatcataatagccatgcatgtcacacatacacagggtgcagttttcttacctcaaagtcgagctagaacgatcaaaagaatgacccttgagaacgatcaacttctagtccattagcggtcacctagtcataaccaaatataaaacctcatcaaaatgagtaattaaatacttccaaacccaacccaagcctccggaacatcaaatcccactcaactaggtagtaggatcgatcctaggcccttagagttaagttcccatcacaaaaaccaccatttagtattttttttccctcaagggctgcggccctacatggaccatgccgcggcgcgccccccagacagagcctccaccaccttcttcaagctagggccgcggcgcccaagaacagggccgcggcccaacttcgcaccagccatttttcttcgtttttccacttctaaaaccttccaaaaccccatctaaacatctccaaatcatcaaataaatattaccaaacttctcaatggtccaaaaccaccaaaacctgaagctcaaaccaaccaaaaactcaaaaatttacaaagtccaatcctaagcttaaaaacttaagaaactcaaaacttaactaaaaaaaaacagagcacaccttaaattcataactagaactcacctcaaacacagttttgaggcccctttaatggctgtgacaagttccctagcttccccctttgatctccaagcttaactcctcaaggtggctctcaaaattcaaagaaaaggatgaaggaaagtttgtacgggagagaaaggatgAAAGGATGAGGTTAggctctgttttgctctgtttctacagccttccaaacccccaaaatctgatataaatccttaaggtcaaaagaccataatgcccctagaccaatttaaaagcttctaaacactcccaagggtaaattcgtcatttccaacctataccgttaattataattaacgctcaccaattcccgctaatctcaacattcccaaataccaataaatcatatcccattaccctttaattcccggtaatgctctaatcattaaattcaccccgagactcaccccgagccccgaacttaaacccgttatgactagaccgaacacttacatctcatgatcgtctcatgtcgatagctcgaaccaatccaccttatagtgtggctatattaattaatcacaatcatgcacccaaaatatacaattacgcccacagtggccaaattaccaaattacccacataattaacatatgtgcccatatgcatgcattcaccatcatataacaatataattcacgtaatcatgcatataatcattaaatactataataaatcaattatggccctcccggcctcctaatcaaggtcctaaaccttattatgaaatttggggcattacagtttccttgtatataggagttacataatttaatatcattattttcattaataaataggagtatcttcctgaaatatgtgggaatgaactctgagaaccctctataaatagagaggtcatgaacatttgtaaaggATGGATCTTTTGATATTTTGAGAGAAAttttggagaattcatccctgaaagATTTcctgaaaactccaaagtcttaataaaatagactcgtggactaggcagagttaactgctgaaccacataaaattcttGCTATTCTACTGTATTATTCATCTGCGtcatagttcttattgtttaattgctctacattttaagttgacgaaaaatggcatcaacaatttggtgctttcattgagagctttaaGCAGTACAACccctgattagctatggccaCGAATGATTAGAATaatcctgaagaaaactatccacgacgccctgggaagcaacCAATGACAAATCCAGAacctgaagagagaagtgagtcctccgattctcgaggactgataactctacaaaatagagttattttaccactttttatgtgctaattgttgcttaattcttgagtttttaattgatttattaagtttttaagtagttttgaatttattagtcttattgtgattttatatatttttgtgtgtttttatagt
The Humulus lupulus chromosome 6, drHumLupu1.1, whole genome shotgun sequence DNA segment above includes these coding regions:
- the LOC133782263 gene encoding beta-glucosidase 17-like isoform X5; this translates as MMKKIGLDSFRFSISWSRILPNGKISGGVNSIAVKFYNNLINELLSNGIKPLVTLLHYDTPQALEDEYTSWLSPKIVNDYLEYSNFCFKTFGDRVKFWVTMNEPNGLCINGYNNGIMAPGRCSNYIGNCSSGHSATEPYIAAHHMLLAHAATVRLYRVKYQPYQKGTIGITIISPWFIPKYSTPASRRAANRSLEFFFGWFAHPITYGDYSQIIKSTVGERLPKFTKAQSKLLTGSLDFLGLNYYTSFYAEDVTFSNYSVEQSYDADIQAIFTSYKNKTPIGTPTASSWLFICPKGIRDILFYIKEKYNNPPIYITENGMPDANNSSLSIKEALKDIMRIRYHQDHLSNLLEAIKDGVNVKGYYIWSYMDDFEWSNGYTLRFGLIFIDFKNNLQRYLKYSAYWLKMFLHKNPINII